One part of the Mariniblastus fucicola genome encodes these proteins:
- a CDS encoding transposase, whose protein sequence is MIEKLRFQPFDDNGEGRVYYHGFLPHWRQTGCTYFVTFRLADSVPQGVLDQWTLEKRAWLQHRVGECSDDSDVIKKLSKADRLMFCRAFSSKLFNELDRSHGDCIMRNRDMSLIVFDAMTHFHGERVECGDLVIMPNHVHALLTPLGRYELEDILHSVKSFSAHAINAALKEKGVVWMKESHDHIVRDAEELLRIQAYIRSNPERAGVPEGQFRLRAVEYQLDV, encoded by the coding sequence GTGATAGAGAAACTTCGATTTCAACCATTTGACGATAATGGTGAAGGTCGAGTTTACTACCACGGATTTTTGCCTCACTGGCGTCAAACCGGCTGTACCTATTTCGTCACTTTTCGTTTGGCTGATTCCGTACCGCAAGGAGTTCTTGATCAATGGACGCTGGAAAAGCGTGCTTGGCTGCAACATCGCGTTGGCGAATGTAGTGACGACTCTGACGTAATAAAGAAACTCAGCAAGGCCGATCGTTTGATGTTCTGCCGAGCGTTTTCGTCAAAGCTCTTCAATGAACTCGATAGATCTCACGGCGATTGCATAATGCGAAATCGAGATATGTCTTTGATCGTATTCGACGCAATGACTCACTTCCATGGTGAAAGGGTTGAGTGCGGAGACTTGGTCATCATGCCGAATCATGTCCATGCATTGTTGACACCGCTTGGGAGGTACGAGCTTGAAGACATTCTGCATTCAGTGAAGAGTTTTAGTGCCCATGCAATCAATGCTGCGTTGAAAGAAAAGGGGGTGGTGTGGATGAAGGAATCGCATGATCACATTGTTCGCGATGCTGAAGAGCTGTTGAGAATTCAGGCTTACATTCGCTCGAATCCAGAGAGGGCCGGTGTGCCTGAAGGCCAGTTTCGTTTGCGTGCCGTTGAATATCAGCTTGATGTGTAG
- the metH gene encoding methionine synthase, with protein MATQTNRTELFLKRLEQEILILDGAMGSMIFGLGLSEEEVRGERFKDWHHDLKNCTDVFGLTHPEKITGLHRQYLEAGADIIETNTFQASLVGLSDFEFPEEIVREINFAGVANARKAADEFTALTPDKPRFVAGSIGPTSKQTAISTDVNDPAFRNTDFEEMEASYYIQVKALVEAGVDILFPETVIDTLNLKACLFAIARYFEDSGNSIPVMVSGCFQDNATFVSGQVVEAFWNSVSHFPMLSVGMNCAVGPENMRPDIEELSKISHSYISCHPNAGKPNEMGEFDLSPEDMAVIIKEWAESGWLNIVGGCCGTTPAHIKAISEAVKGISPHKRNDIKPLTRLSGARPLTMREDANFLMVGERTNVTGSRKFARLIREEQFEEAIEVARDQVEGGAAVIDINMDDALLDGEAAMTKYLRLIAGEGDIAAVPIMIDSSKWSVIEAGLRAVQGKAIVNSISLKEGEADFLEKAKLVRRYGAAAVVMAFDEDGQAVEADEKVRICKRAYDILTQQVGFPPEDIIFDPNILTIATGMSEHDNYAVNFFEATKQIKKVCPGAKVSGGVSNVSFSFRGNNVVREAINAAFLFHAIKAGLDMGIVNAGQLEIYEEIPKDLLEHVEDVLLNRRPDATDRLLEFAETVKASGKGGKKRQEDLTWREGTVEERLSHALVKGIDKYVVDDTEEARLKYDRCLSIIEGPMMDGMAVVGDLFGSGKMFLPQVVKSARVMKKAVAHLLPFMEQEKIDAGVESQSFRGKILLATVKGDVHDIGKNIVGVVLGCNNYEVIDLGVMVSCDKILEEAVKHDVDMIGLSGLITPSLDEMVYVAKEMKRLDMKMPLLIGGATTSDKHTAVRIAPQYEHGVIHVLDASRSVGVVDRLINQDLKKEFMAENAALQDKLVAGYQERQMTLIPCAEAFEKRFATDWSSVEINKPSFTGTKTLGSVANDAWTSGSEGDSSVSLEKISEYIDWTPFFMSWELHGKYPKILEDKVVGTEAKKLFADAQEMLGKITKEGLLQARGMYGFWPAASEGDSIILYTDETRSKELTRFHMLRQQWQRKGIDQFRSLADYIAPVDSGREDYIGGFAVTTGHGCDELAARYRADLDDYNAIMVSALADRLAEAFAEMLHQQARVDWGFGAGEGLSNEELIKEKYRGIRPAAGYPACPDHTEKATLWNLMNVEESTGISLTSSFAMWPGAAVSGLYFAHPESRYFSVNKVTKDQVEAYAKRKGESVEEIERWLSPVLGY; from the coding sequence ATCGCAACTCAAACTAATCGTACCGAACTTTTTCTCAAACGCCTTGAGCAGGAGATCCTGATCCTCGATGGAGCTATGGGTTCCATGATCTTTGGGCTGGGCCTGTCTGAAGAAGAGGTCCGTGGCGAACGCTTCAAGGATTGGCACCACGATTTGAAGAACTGCACCGATGTGTTCGGGCTGACACACCCGGAAAAGATCACGGGGCTGCATCGTCAGTACCTCGAAGCCGGAGCCGACATTATCGAGACCAATACGTTTCAGGCGAGCCTGGTCGGTCTGAGCGATTTTGAATTCCCTGAAGAAATCGTCCGCGAGATTAACTTTGCTGGCGTTGCCAATGCTCGCAAGGCAGCCGACGAGTTCACGGCACTGACTCCGGACAAACCGCGGTTCGTTGCCGGCTCGATCGGGCCGACGTCAAAGCAGACTGCGATCAGCACCGACGTCAATGATCCGGCGTTTCGCAATACGGACTTCGAAGAAATGGAAGCCTCGTATTACATTCAGGTGAAAGCCCTGGTTGAGGCCGGCGTCGATATTCTGTTTCCCGAAACGGTGATCGATACGTTGAATTTGAAAGCCTGTTTGTTCGCGATCGCGAGGTACTTCGAGGACAGCGGCAATTCAATTCCGGTGATGGTTTCAGGTTGCTTTCAAGACAACGCTACATTTGTGTCAGGTCAAGTTGTCGAAGCGTTTTGGAATTCCGTATCACACTTCCCAATGCTCAGCGTCGGCATGAACTGCGCGGTTGGCCCTGAAAATATGCGACCGGACATCGAGGAGTTGTCGAAAATATCGCACTCCTACATCAGTTGCCATCCTAACGCTGGAAAGCCCAATGAGATGGGCGAGTTCGATCTTTCACCTGAAGACATGGCCGTCATAATTAAAGAGTGGGCCGAGTCAGGTTGGCTGAATATCGTCGGAGGTTGCTGCGGCACGACGCCGGCTCACATCAAAGCCATCTCGGAAGCCGTCAAAGGAATCTCGCCTCACAAACGAAACGATATCAAACCGCTAACGCGACTTTCGGGCGCTCGTCCGCTGACGATGCGGGAAGACGCGAACTTTCTGATGGTTGGTGAACGGACGAATGTTACTGGCTCTCGAAAGTTTGCCCGACTGATTCGCGAAGAACAGTTCGAAGAAGCCATCGAAGTCGCCCGCGACCAGGTCGAAGGCGGCGCTGCGGTGATCGACATCAATATGGATGACGCGTTGCTTGATGGCGAAGCAGCCATGACCAAGTACTTGCGTCTGATCGCCGGCGAAGGAGACATTGCCGCGGTGCCGATCATGATTGACAGTTCGAAATGGTCCGTCATCGAGGCCGGTCTTCGCGCCGTTCAGGGCAAAGCGATTGTGAACTCGATCAGCCTCAAAGAAGGCGAAGCAGACTTTCTCGAAAAAGCCAAACTCGTTCGCCGCTACGGTGCCGCTGCCGTCGTGATGGCGTTCGATGAAGATGGCCAAGCCGTTGAAGCGGACGAAAAAGTTCGCATTTGCAAGCGGGCCTACGATATCCTCACGCAGCAAGTCGGCTTTCCTCCCGAAGACATCATCTTCGATCCGAATATTCTGACGATCGCCACCGGAATGTCGGAGCACGACAACTACGCGGTCAACTTTTTCGAAGCCACGAAACAGATCAAGAAAGTTTGCCCGGGTGCAAAAGTTTCCGGCGGCGTGTCTAACGTTTCGTTCAGCTTCCGCGGTAACAACGTCGTTCGCGAAGCCATCAATGCGGCCTTCCTGTTCCACGCGATCAAGGCCGGGCTCGATATGGGAATCGTCAACGCGGGGCAGCTTGAGATCTACGAGGAGATTCCCAAGGACTTGCTGGAACATGTCGAAGATGTGTTGCTCAACCGACGTCCTGACGCCACCGATCGACTTTTGGAATTCGCCGAAACCGTCAAAGCCAGCGGCAAGGGTGGCAAGAAGCGACAGGAAGATCTGACGTGGCGCGAAGGCACGGTCGAAGAACGCCTTTCGCATGCTCTGGTCAAAGGAATCGACAAATATGTTGTCGACGACACCGAAGAGGCCCGCTTGAAGTACGACCGCTGCCTTTCGATTATCGAAGGCCCGATGATGGACGGCATGGCTGTCGTTGGCGATCTGTTCGGCAGCGGGAAAATGTTCCTGCCACAAGTTGTGAAGTCGGCTCGTGTGATGAAGAAAGCCGTGGCTCATTTGCTGCCGTTCATGGAGCAGGAAAAGATCGACGCGGGTGTCGAGAGTCAGAGCTTCCGCGGGAAAATCTTGTTGGCGACGGTCAAAGGCGACGTGCACGATATCGGCAAAAATATCGTTGGCGTGGTGCTTGGCTGCAACAATTACGAAGTCATCGACCTGGGAGTCATGGTTTCCTGCGACAAGATTCTTGAGGAAGCCGTTAAGCATGATGTCGACATGATCGGACTGTCAGGTTTGATTACGCCAAGCCTCGACGAGATGGTTTATGTTGCCAAGGAAATGAAGCGGCTGGACATGAAGATGCCGCTGCTAATCGGTGGAGCGACAACAAGCGACAAGCACACGGCTGTTCGCATCGCGCCTCAATACGAACACGGCGTGATCCATGTTTTGGATGCTTCGCGAAGCGTCGGCGTTGTCGATCGTCTGATCAATCAGGATCTGAAAAAGGAATTCATGGCCGAGAACGCGGCGTTGCAGGATAAGCTGGTCGCCGGATATCAGGAGCGTCAGATGACGTTGATTCCGTGCGCCGAAGCTTTCGAAAAACGTTTCGCCACCGATTGGTCGAGCGTCGAAATCAACAAGCCATCGTTCACGGGCACCAAAACTCTGGGCTCAGTCGCCAACGATGCGTGGACTTCCGGCAGCGAAGGCGATTCTTCGGTCTCGCTTGAGAAGATTTCCGAATACATCGACTGGACTCCGTTCTTTATGTCCTGGGAGCTTCACGGAAAGTACCCCAAGATCCTCGAAGACAAAGTTGTTGGAACCGAAGCCAAAAAACTTTTCGCTGATGCCCAGGAAATGCTTGGCAAGATCACGAAAGAAGGCCTGCTGCAGGCTCGCGGCATGTATGGCTTTTGGCCGGCGGCCAGCGAAGGCGATTCGATCATTCTGTACACTGATGAAACGCGTTCCAAAGAGCTGACTCGATTCCACATGCTTCGTCAGCAGTGGCAGCGCAAAGGCATCGATCAATTCCGATCGCTCGCGGACTATATCGCGCCTGTCGACAGCGGACGAGAGGACTACATCGGAGGCTTCGCGGTCACGACGGGGCACGGATGCGATGAGTTGGCTGCCAGGTACCGTGCAGATTTGGACGACTACAACGCGATCATGGTTTCGGCTCTGGCTGACCGTTTGGCGGAAGCTTTCGCCGAGATGCTGCATCAGCAAGCCCGCGTGGATTGGGGATTCGGCGCCGGAGAAGGGCTTTCCAATGAAGAACTGATCAAGGAAAAGTATCGTGGCATTCGTCCTGCGGCTGGCTATCCGGCTTGCCCCGATCACACGGAAAAAGCAACGCTGTGGAATTTGATGAACGTCGAAGAGTCGACCGGAATTTCGCTGACTTCGTCCTTCGCCATGTGGCCAGGTGCTGCGGTCAGTGGACTGTATTTCGCTCACCCGGAGTCACGCTACTTCTCGGTTAACAAGGTGACCAAGGATCAGGTTGAGGCCTATGCAAAACGCAAAGGCGAATCGGTCGAAGAGATTGAGCGTTGGCTTTCGCCAGTATTGGGATATTAA
- a CDS encoding AAA family ATPase, with protein MSSSTNPKPVFRQTRGSKAAIIRPVNRRDGKQTFVRIDMAENAVKPNARALQLEDYVAQIRTAAEQPVQTPENQPADVAAESQQTPSPAASIVDDIAQQQKTATAELTHADHVDVLRAVAKLDAGYQWIAENNRSAATESNDIGARVAAAPTAADTTIEASVPQTTTQPLSQDLVNSIATAIASVLTDQPESRLIQKVENGTTDPTSGSTADSVEDETLRLSPELPRPEYTLPVSEHSFVARQNKMPQTKASQTETPAATHKVSLTAAAWDVPKFRWPKVSDQILAIDGIVNGLADNCQSILSPFGKTIVVTAPTRGQGTTTMSITLARTVAARGKRVLLVDADIMQPDLSKTIGIAGVNWYEKKIAQEPVGECIVYGKESKICVMPLSGPVANVAPYSAPIFDVLESQIDKVRSEFDLIIVDAGPVWQIVDEISSDSHLVDVAMLVNQDTYSNGFAEARERLMDRGIFKFIAAQNSSARRAG; from the coding sequence ATGTCTTCCTCGACCAATCCCAAGCCCGTATTCCGCCAAACACGAGGCTCAAAGGCCGCTATCATCCGACCGGTGAACCGTCGGGATGGTAAACAGACGTTCGTGCGAATCGACATGGCAGAAAATGCTGTCAAACCGAATGCACGAGCGTTGCAGCTTGAAGACTACGTGGCTCAAATCCGCACTGCCGCCGAACAGCCGGTTCAGACGCCTGAGAATCAGCCTGCTGACGTTGCCGCAGAATCGCAACAGACGCCTTCGCCAGCGGCTTCGATCGTCGACGATATCGCCCAGCAGCAGAAAACGGCAACCGCCGAACTGACTCACGCGGATCACGTGGATGTGTTGCGAGCGGTGGCAAAGCTGGATGCTGGCTACCAGTGGATCGCCGAAAACAACCGCAGTGCGGCTACAGAGAGCAACGACATTGGAGCCCGCGTCGCGGCAGCGCCAACAGCCGCTGACACCACGATTGAAGCTTCGGTTCCGCAAACCACGACTCAGCCTTTGTCGCAGGATCTGGTCAATAGCATCGCAACAGCGATCGCTTCCGTTCTGACAGACCAACCAGAAAGTAGACTGATCCAGAAAGTCGAAAACGGCACGACGGATCCAACCAGCGGCTCAACGGCAGATTCGGTTGAAGACGAAACGCTGCGTCTGTCGCCTGAATTACCAAGGCCTGAATACACGTTGCCGGTATCCGAGCACAGCTTTGTTGCTCGTCAGAACAAAATGCCTCAGACCAAAGCGTCTCAGACCGAAACTCCTGCAGCGACGCACAAGGTTTCGCTGACGGCGGCGGCTTGGGATGTGCCGAAATTCCGCTGGCCAAAAGTCTCCGATCAAATCCTGGCGATCGACGGAATTGTGAACGGACTGGCCGACAACTGCCAATCAATCCTTTCACCTTTCGGGAAAACGATTGTTGTCACGGCACCGACGCGAGGACAAGGCACGACCACGATGTCGATTACATTGGCTCGAACCGTTGCCGCCAGAGGCAAACGAGTGTTGCTGGTCGACGCCGACATTATGCAGCCCGATCTTTCAAAAACGATCGGTATCGCAGGCGTTAACTGGTACGAGAAAAAGATCGCTCAGGAACCCGTTGGCGAATGCATTGTGTACGGAAAAGAGTCAAAAATCTGCGTGATGCCACTTAGCGGCCCGGTTGCCAACGTCGCTCCTTACAGTGCTCCGATTTTCGATGTCCTTGAGTCGCAAATTGACAAGGTTCGCAGTGAGTTTGATTTAATAATCGTCGATGCCGGACCTGTTTGGCAAATCGTTGACGAAATCAGCAGCGACAGCCATCTGGTCGATGTCGCGATGCTGGTCAATCAGGACACGTATTCCAATGGCTTTGCCGAGGCACGTGAGCGATTGATGGACCGCGGAATCTTCAAGTTCATTGCCGCCCAGAACTCAAGCGCCCGCCGCGCGGGCTAG
- a CDS encoding IS701 family transposase, producing MDGTWIRQMKPALTRFLNRFSDCFSRKDTRAHMPTYVQGQLSNLARKSVEPIALAAGVPVRTLQEFLAQYAWNEDAVRDRLQQMVATERGSKRAIGVFDETSDVKKGTKTPGVQRQWCGKVGKTDNCMVTVHLAFAQDDFHCLLDGELFLPESWSEDRERCRVAGIPDEMVYQPKWKIALELYDRALSNGLEFEWITFDEGYGSKGPFLRALDAKAQLFIGEVPVSMTGWIKKPGLQHPPKDPCRGRPQKGARVAKDNPKAQPFRKLLEESTRFTNQSWERYRVKDGDKGPMVWEVKHAMIYRPDGKCVSSKRWHLLVARNPLKPDEIKYFLSNAPAATSVQKLLLVAFSRWHVERCFQDQKQDIGLDAWEGRKYLGLKRHMILSCVSYLFLTKMREKLGGKKIRVHRLSGSRRRIGTGPDLVA from the coding sequence ATGGATGGTACTTGGATTCGTCAGATGAAACCAGCTTTGACACGTTTTCTGAATCGGTTCTCCGATTGTTTTAGTCGAAAAGATACCCGTGCTCATATGCCAACGTATGTTCAGGGTCAGCTATCAAACCTTGCTCGCAAGAGTGTTGAGCCCATTGCACTGGCTGCCGGAGTTCCCGTTCGCACGCTTCAGGAGTTTCTTGCTCAATACGCATGGAATGAAGACGCCGTGCGAGATCGTCTGCAACAGATGGTGGCAACGGAGCGCGGTAGCAAGCGTGCCATCGGCGTGTTTGACGAAACGAGCGATGTCAAGAAAGGCACCAAGACGCCTGGCGTTCAGCGTCAGTGGTGTGGCAAGGTTGGCAAGACCGATAACTGCATGGTGACGGTTCATCTTGCTTTTGCTCAGGATGACTTTCACTGCTTGCTTGATGGTGAGTTGTTCCTTCCTGAGAGCTGGTCTGAAGATCGCGAGCGTTGTCGCGTTGCCGGGATCCCCGACGAAATGGTGTATCAGCCAAAGTGGAAGATCGCACTGGAGCTTTACGATCGCGCGCTGTCCAACGGTCTGGAGTTTGAGTGGATCACCTTTGACGAAGGCTACGGCTCCAAAGGCCCGTTTTTACGAGCTCTTGATGCCAAAGCACAGTTATTCATCGGCGAGGTTCCAGTTTCAATGACCGGCTGGATCAAGAAACCCGGGCTCCAACATCCTCCCAAAGATCCGTGTCGTGGTCGGCCGCAAAAAGGTGCGCGAGTTGCCAAAGACAATCCCAAAGCTCAGCCGTTTCGCAAACTGCTGGAAGAATCCACGCGGTTCACGAATCAGTCATGGGAGCGTTATCGCGTCAAAGATGGAGATAAAGGTCCCATGGTCTGGGAAGTCAAGCATGCGATGATCTATCGTCCTGACGGCAAGTGTGTTTCGAGCAAGCGTTGGCACTTGTTGGTGGCTCGTAACCCACTCAAGCCGGATGAAATCAAGTACTTTCTCAGCAACGCGCCGGCTGCAACAAGCGTTCAAAAGTTGTTGCTCGTTGCCTTCAGCCGCTGGCATGTCGAACGTTGCTTCCAGGATCAAAAGCAGGACATTGGACTCGACGCCTGGGAGGGCCGGAAGTATCTCGGGCTCAAACGACACATGATTCTGTCGTGCGTAAGCTACCTGTTCTTGACGAAGATGCGAGAAAAGCTCGGGGGAAAAAAAATCAGGGTTCACCGTCTATCAGGTTCACGACGCCGTATCGGCACTGGTCCAGACTTGGTGGCTTAA
- a CDS encoding glycosyltransferase family 39 protein: MKESAIAWFALAIIIGVGIYLRADAVFEPMWLDECHTAWTVDADSLSVVAGRAADGNQPPLYFGLVWATTQLLGMSEFALRLVSLLAGSSLLIVAPWWARTLTNRWSAAFLVAGLIAFDGQFIFYASEARSYALVQLIGLLQGMAFWKILFDVEAPNTQSAAKQSLIWKMLVWTSFSIALLFCHYTSAWILIAEAVFVVLVAWKRRQFPLEFLVAGIVISVAMAPNFWNMSTVFRRRANWDSVSSTAQLWQDVEPWLVHWMLVPIGFAFAAWLFGFIQPSTRFDSASNSTDQPLEPNGKQFGWLWIFIWAIIGPLGIAAAHWLNIAPMALVRYSIVCWVAIALFATFPLKQCSRRLSWIVAVVILGSSFFGNWWVQEVVQFRQPPRFRSEDWVSTVSQLAESDSTQPIFQFADVIEDIDAVAITDPRFQTYLQFPILGADAVRAPDRNRLAESHHIAALPTWNPQFTNDHLDWIREAKGCWFIVRGNLDYAVIIPGELEGYLKQSIEFKFIPNDRMPDSQVHLIRVRLVDDVEAAQ, from the coding sequence ATGAAAGAATCGGCCATCGCGTGGTTTGCTCTGGCCATCATCATTGGCGTCGGGATCTATCTTCGTGCGGACGCCGTCTTTGAGCCAATGTGGCTCGACGAATGCCACACGGCCTGGACGGTCGATGCTGATTCGCTGTCGGTCGTCGCTGGTCGGGCCGCGGACGGAAACCAACCGCCGCTGTATTTCGGACTGGTCTGGGCGACGACTCAACTGCTGGGCATGAGCGAGTTCGCGTTGCGACTGGTTTCGCTGTTGGCCGGGAGCAGCTTGCTGATTGTTGCTCCATGGTGGGCGCGAACGTTGACGAACCGATGGAGTGCGGCATTCCTGGTCGCTGGCTTGATCGCTTTCGACGGACAGTTCATTTTCTACGCCAGCGAAGCAAGGTCGTATGCTCTGGTCCAGCTAATTGGCTTGCTGCAGGGAATGGCCTTCTGGAAAATACTGTTCGATGTCGAAGCGCCGAATACGCAATCTGCTGCGAAGCAATCGCTGATTTGGAAAATGCTCGTTTGGACGTCGTTTTCGATCGCGCTGCTGTTCTGCCATTACACGAGTGCGTGGATTCTGATCGCCGAAGCAGTTTTTGTAGTACTGGTGGCTTGGAAGCGCCGCCAATTTCCGCTCGAATTTCTGGTCGCAGGCATCGTGATCTCTGTCGCGATGGCTCCCAATTTCTGGAACATGTCGACCGTTTTTCGTCGCAGAGCCAACTGGGATTCGGTCTCTTCGACTGCTCAGCTTTGGCAAGACGTGGAGCCGTGGTTGGTGCATTGGATGCTGGTTCCGATCGGATTCGCGTTTGCCGCATGGCTTTTTGGCTTCATTCAACCGTCAACGCGATTCGATTCAGCAAGCAACTCAACGGACCAGCCTCTCGAACCGAATGGCAAACAGTTTGGTTGGCTGTGGATTTTCATTTGGGCGATCATCGGCCCGCTTGGCATCGCTGCGGCACATTGGCTGAACATTGCTCCGATGGCGCTGGTTCGCTATTCGATTGTCTGCTGGGTCGCGATTGCGTTGTTTGCGACTTTCCCTCTCAAACAGTGCTCGCGTCGACTGTCCTGGATTGTCGCCGTCGTCATTCTCGGAAGCAGTTTTTTCGGAAATTGGTGGGTGCAGGAAGTCGTTCAGTTTCGGCAGCCTCCTCGATTTCGCAGTGAGGACTGGGTTTCAACTGTAAGCCAATTGGCGGAATCCGATTCGACGCAGCCCATCTTTCAGTTTGCAGACGTCATTGAAGACATCGACGCAGTTGCAATAACCGACCCTCGGTTCCAAACCTACCTGCAATTCCCGATCCTGGGCGCTGACGCAGTCCGTGCTCCTGACCGGAACCGGCTGGCGGAAAGTCATCATATCGCAGCACTTCCAACCTGGAATCCTCAGTTTACCAACGACCATTTGGATTGGATCCGCGAAGCAAAAGGATGCTGGTTTATCGTCCGCGGCAACCTCGACTACGCGGTCATCATTCCAGGCGAACTGGAAGGCTATTTAAAACAGTCGATCGAGTTCAAATTCATTCCCAACGATCGAATGCCGGATAGCCAAGTCCATTTGATTCGTGTGAGACTGGTCGACGACGTCGAAGCCGCTCAGTAG
- a CDS encoding aminotransferase class V-fold PLP-dependent enzyme → MTSAIEKEFDVASIRKDFPILQQTIHRQKPLIYFDSGASSQRPNSVIDAMDECYRTTYANVHRGIHWLSEQASDQYEQARQRIKRFINAPEDAEVIFTAGTTASLNLVARSWGDANVKEGDEILLTIFEHHSNIVPWQQLARRTGAVVKFAPIDASGNLDMNALESMIGPRTKAVSVAAISNVLGTIVDVPKVAQLAHAAGAILVVDAAQSVPHEPTDVQAWDADFVAFSGHKMMGPSGIGILWGNRALLESIPAFHGGGSMISDCTIDGFTPGELPAKFEAGTPPIVEAIGLGAAVEYLEGLGLAAISAHEATLTKLAYDRLQAIEGLTILGPSADDRSGLVSFVIEGVSPQDVSVLLDQKGIAIRAGHHCAMPLHDYLGLKSSCRASFYLYNTEDEVTEFFDVLQKVVTRLR, encoded by the coding sequence ATGACATCTGCCATTGAAAAAGAATTCGACGTCGCATCGATCCGCAAGGACTTTCCGATTCTCCAGCAGACGATCCATCGTCAGAAGCCCTTGATCTATTTCGACAGCGGGGCTTCTTCGCAGCGACCGAATTCCGTTATCGACGCGATGGACGAATGCTACCGAACGACTTACGCGAACGTGCATCGCGGCATTCACTGGTTGAGCGAACAGGCTTCGGATCAGTATGAGCAAGCTCGTCAGCGGATCAAGCGTTTCATTAATGCACCGGAAGACGCGGAAGTCATCTTTACCGCTGGCACGACTGCGTCGCTGAACCTGGTTGCGCGTTCCTGGGGCGACGCGAACGTCAAAGAAGGCGACGAAATCCTGCTGACGATTTTCGAGCACCATTCCAATATCGTGCCTTGGCAACAGTTGGCCCGGCGAACCGGCGCGGTGGTCAAGTTTGCGCCAATCGATGCCTCCGGCAACCTCGACATGAACGCCCTTGAGTCCATGATTGGTCCGAGAACGAAGGCTGTCTCGGTCGCGGCGATTTCGAACGTGCTGGGAACGATCGTGGACGTTCCAAAAGTCGCGCAGTTGGCTCACGCCGCCGGCGCGATTCTGGTTGTCGACGCGGCGCAGTCAGTTCCTCATGAGCCTACCGATGTGCAAGCCTGGGACGCGGACTTCGTGGCTTTCTCAGGACACAAAATGATGGGGCCGTCGGGGATTGGAATCCTGTGGGGGAATAGAGCACTGCTCGAATCCATTCCAGCGTTTCACGGCGGTGGCAGTATGATCAGCGACTGCACGATCGACGGCTTCACGCCTGGTGAGCTGCCTGCAAAATTCGAAGCGGGAACTCCGCCGATCGTCGAGGCGATTGGTTTGGGCGCGGCCGTTGAGTACCTCGAAGGCCTCGGTCTGGCTGCGATTTCGGCTCACGAGGCCACACTGACGAAGCTCGCGTATGACCGGCTTCAGGCAATCGAAGGTCTGACAATTCTCGGACCATCCGCGGACGATCGCAGCGGCTTGGTAAGCTTTGTGATCGAAGGAGTTTCACCGCAAGATGTTTCAGTTTTGCTGGATCAAAAAGGCATTGCAATTCGTGCCGGGCACCACTGTGCGATGCCGCTGCATGATTATCTGGGGTTAAAATCCAGCTGTCGGGCGAGCTTTTATCTGTACAACACCGAGGACGAGGTGACGGAGTTTTTCGACGTGTTGCAGAAAGTCGTAACGCGATTGCGTTGA